A single window of Achromobacter xylosoxidans DNA harbors:
- a CDS encoding heme acquisition protein HasA: MSAQVSFIDISHLPTGITTESSLELMLDAFQNGGVAGEHTSVPNKGGFFGGNAFNGTDYGYVSKTVANYAFVASGDLHYFFPPYSGHAGDGPTAHTVWGSLDSITLGGGLDGAGHVVDPLITFTFDQPIEGDVADGRGNEVHDIVWGLMNGSVVGTPDKISHITNGGLVEALEQNGMDMHTSIADLVGHNLATETDLALAA, encoded by the coding sequence ATGTCTGCACAAGTAAGCTTTATCGATATCAGCCACCTTCCCACGGGTATCACAACGGAGAGTTCGTTGGAGCTCATGCTGGACGCGTTCCAGAATGGAGGGGTTGCCGGTGAGCACACCAGCGTTCCCAATAAGGGCGGATTCTTCGGCGGCAACGCCTTCAACGGCACTGACTATGGCTATGTCAGCAAAACGGTCGCCAACTACGCCTTCGTGGCTTCGGGTGATCTGCACTACTTCTTCCCTCCTTACAGCGGCCACGCAGGTGACGGCCCGACCGCGCACACAGTGTGGGGTTCATTGGATTCCATCACCCTGGGCGGTGGCCTGGACGGAGCCGGACATGTGGTCGATCCGCTCATTACATTTACTTTCGATCAGCCTATCGAGGGTGATGTTGCCGATGGACGAGGCAATGAAGTGCATGACATCGTTTGGGGCCTGATGAACGGTTCGGTTGTTGGCACGCCAGACAAGATCAGCCACATCACGAACGGAGGCTTGGTCGAAGCCTTGGAACAGAACGGGATGGATATGCACACATCCATCGCCGACCTAGTCGGCCACAACCTCGCCACCGAGACCGATCTGGCCCTGGCGGCGTAA